From the Methanoculleus caldifontis genome, the window GTTGGAGCGCCGCGTGAGACCACATCGTTGCCAGGTGCTAACTTAGCGGAGTGCCGGAACGGGAGCATGTAGTGATACCTGCTTCTCATCGTCAGACGGCCGGCCGCCGCGCTGGTCTCCCCCTAAACGCTTCTCTCTGCGATTTCGGCCGTGTTACGGCACGAAGTGATGAAATGAGATGATCCCGGCGGAGCATGGCCTCTGCGGCCCGCTACGCCGCTCTGGTGCCAACGGCCGGCGCCCGCGCCCGCGGCACCCCGAAAAAAAGTCGTTATGCCCCTCTGGTTCAGAGGGTTCCCTTGGTGCTCGGCACGTCCCCGCCGACCGCGGGGTCGATCGCCACGGCCGCGCGGAGGGTCCGGGCGAACGCCTTGAACGCCGCCTCGCAGACATGATGGTCGTTCCGGCCCGTCGCCGTGATGTGGGCGGTGATCCCCGCCTTCGTGCAGAGGCTGTAGAAGAAATGCTCGATGAGGTCGCCGGGGATGCCCCCCGGTCCCGCCGGCGAGAAGTCGGCCGCAAAGACGAGGTAGCCCCGCCCGCCCACGTCGAGCGCCACCCGCGCGAGCGCCTCGTCCATCGGGACGGCGGCGTCGGCGAACCGGGTGATCCCCCTCCCGTCCCCGACCGCCTCGGCAAGGGCCGCGCCGAGGACGATCCCGATGTCCTCGACGGTGTGGTGTGCGTCCACGGGGAGGTCGCCGGTCGCCCGGACGGTGAGATCCATCCTGCCGTGCCGGGCAAACGATGTCAGCATGTGGTCGAAGAATGGTATCCCGGTCTCGATCGCCCCCGCCCCGCTCCCGTCGAGGTCGAGGGAGAGGCTGATATCGGTCTCCTTCGTTTTCCGGCGGATCTCACTCTTTCGCATGCGCCGCCTCCAGAACCTCGGGGAGGTGCACCTTCCCCGCGTAGAGGGCCGAGCCGAGGACCGCCCCGGCCGCCCCCGCATTCCTGAGCGCCCGGACATCCGCGGCGGCCGAGATCCCACCCGAGACGACGACCGGGACCCGTGCTCTCGCGAGGAGGTCTTTCACGGGCTCGATGGCGATCCCCTGCTGGAGCCCCTCCACGTCCACGTTCGTGTAGAGGAGGGCTCCCGCGCCGAGGGCCTCGAACCGCTCCGCCCAGGCAAGGTAACTGCCGGCCGGCTGCTCCCAGCCCTCGATCATCACCTCGCCGCCCCGGGCATCGATCCCGGGCATCACCCGCTCGCTCCCGAACTCGTCGGCGAGCGTCTTAATCACTTCCGGTGAGCGGACGGCGAGGGTCGAGAGGATCACCCGGTCGACGCCGGTATCGAGCCACCCGGCGGCGTCCTCCACGCTCCGGATCCCGCCGCCGAGTTCGACGAACGCGTTCGTCTCCTTAATAAGGTCCCGGATCAGGTCGGCGTTCTTCTGCGCCCGCCCGAACGCCCCGTCCAGGTTGACGATATGGAGGCCGTCCGCCCCCAGGTCAAGCCACCGGCGTCCCCAGGCGGCCGGTTCCCCGTAGACCGTCGCCGCCTCCGGCCGCCCCTGCACGAGCTGTACACATCGCCCGTCCAGGATATCGACTGCAGGATAGATCTCCATGCTCTCAGCGTATGATCCGTTCAATGGGCATGACTAATATGTCTTTTGCGCCCGCTCGCTTCAGCTGGTTGATCAACTGATAGACCCGCTCCTCTTTGACGACGGCGTGAACGGCGACCAGGTTCTCGTCGGATGCCACGTCCATCACCGTCGGGCCGGAGAGGCCGGGCAGTACCTGCCGGACATCCGCAAGGGCGCTCCGGTGGACGTTCATCATCAGGTAGCACTGCCCCTTCGCCCGGATGACGCTCTCGAGGGCGAGGACGAGCTCGTCGATCTTCTCCCTCTTTGCCGCGAGCGAGGCGGGGTTTGCGACCAGGATCGTCGTGGAGGTGAGGACCTCCTCGATGACGCGGAGGTGGTTCGTCCGCAACGTCGTCCCCGACGAAGAGAGGTCGACGATGGCGTCGGCGATACCGAGATGCGGCGTCGCCTCGCAGGCCCCGCCGACGGTGACCACCGTCACGTTGATCCCCCGTCCGGCAAAGAACGAGCGGGTGATCGCGGGGAACTCTGTTGCCACCGTCGCCCCGTCGAGATCGGCGACGGCCTCGATACCGGACTCCTCCGGCACGGCGACGACGAGCGTCGCCTTCCCGGTCTGGAGGTCAAGGACCTGCTCGACTGTTGAACCCCGCTCCATGACCATATCCCTCCCGGTAATACCGAG encodes:
- the hisB gene encoding imidazoleglycerol-phosphate dehydratase HisB, which gives rise to MRKSEIRRKTKETDISLSLDLDGSGAGAIETGIPFFDHMLTSFARHGRMDLTVRATGDLPVDAHHTVEDIGIVLGAALAEAVGDGRGITRFADAAVPMDEALARVALDVGGRGYLVFAADFSPAGPGGIPGDLIEHFFYSLCTKAGITAHITATGRNDHHVCEAAFKAFARTLRAAVAIDPAVGGDVPSTKGTL
- the hisA gene encoding 1-(5-phosphoribosyl)-5-[(5-phosphoribosylamino)methylideneamino]imidazole-4-carboxamide isomerase, whose amino-acid sequence is MEIYPAVDILDGRCVQLVQGRPEAATVYGEPAAWGRRWLDLGADGLHIVNLDGAFGRAQKNADLIRDLIKETNAFVELGGGIRSVEDAAGWLDTGVDRVILSTLAVRSPEVIKTLADEFGSERVMPGIDARGGEVMIEGWEQPAGSYLAWAERFEALGAGALLYTNVDVEGLQQGIAIEPVKDLLARARVPVVVSGGISAAADVRALRNAGAAGAVLGSALYAGKVHLPEVLEAAHAKE
- the hisG gene encoding ATP phosphoribosyltransferase, whose amino-acid sequence is MTKPSSREPGPGPGLVRLAIPNKGRIAGPINDLIEKSGLHLAEGGERRLITRTRDPNVEILFARPIDIPEYVASGVADLGITGRDMVMERGSTVEQVLDLQTGKATLVVAVPEESGIEAVADLDGATVATEFPAITRSFFAGRGINVTVVTVGGACEATPHLGIADAIVDLSSSGTTLRTNHLRVIEEVLTSTTILVANPASLAAKREKIDELVLALESVIRAKGQCYLMMNVHRSALADVRQVLPGLSGPTVMDVASDENLVAVHAVVKEERVYQLINQLKRAGAKDILVMPIERIIR